In the genome of Calonectris borealis chromosome 14, bCalBor7.hap1.2, whole genome shotgun sequence, the window CCTGAGATAACACAGTACCTATAGGTGGTAAAACTCCTTCACAATAAAACACTGCAGGtggtatatatacacacattaacATACAGACATATTGGTATGTGGGTGTGTATAAACATATATTACACTCCAGATAACTCAatatttaagttttttaaaaagatccaGGGCCACACATATACACCAGTATTATTTGGTAGCAACAGAGCCAAAGCCTTCAAGTGACTGGAAAGAAACTGTCTAAATGTCTAGGGTTATCTATCAGGGAAAGGTTTTTCAGTCCTTAGGAAACTAAGATTTTAACTGTGTTTTAGAAATCTTTGTTATACTAGAACATACTTTAAGAGTTACCATTTCAGATACCATCCTCAAGATACAAAGcttgctcttttcttccccacctccATATCCTGCCCGAAAGAGCACACCCGTGACATTGCAAACAAGTAGTACAccacaaggcttttttttccttgcaggacTTGCCTTTTGGCACCACCTAGAGGCAAAATCTGCCGTCAACTATTTATACCCACGAGTTTCCGTGAGACGAGTGAATAAATGCACCCAGCAGAGAACAGAATATTGAACAGTGCTACCCCCACCAAAAGGTAGTTGGAGCAGTCCCTTTCCATTTTCCACATTCAACACATCAGAGTTCTCAGCTCACCTCCATAAGACATAACAGTTGAATCTTTTGCAGCAGAAGTGCTTCATTTGCAGCCAGATCTGGCTGTAAGAGGATAAAATGGAACAAATAAGTTCATTATTACTTTTTCCATCCCAGGGGAGAACAGCATGCTACACACAGGAGTAAGCCACATGGGGACCCACGACCCTCATTTACGAGGGAGGTGACCATTACAACCCACCCACTGCCTAGCAATAGTTCCATAAAACAAATCATAAGAACTGCACAATTAAATGCAGCACTTCGCAAGGCAGGCAATCTTTTATCAAAGGCCACAGCCTTGCACAAGTGGACGTACAAGTCGACCTGTAAATTACTGCTATGTCAATAATTTCTCGTATAGCCAGTGTGGTTAATATCCAACACCACTGTTTTCCTCAAAATTCCTAGAATACAAGGGAAAACCACTATTTTACATTGGAAGCAGTTTAATACTGGGAGTGGATGGCATTATGGAAACTAAATCAGAGATTATCTTCCTGTGCAGGACGGCATGACGTTTTTGTTTGCCTTCCCCTTGGATCACAAGAGATTTCTCTTTACTTCTTTCAATCAACCAGACACAGAGGGAAGCCAAATGAAAACTAACGATACATATCAAGATGAAAGAAACATTACTACTTCTGTGATTAAAATTATACCAATGCACCAGAGTCAGGAATTGTTAAGGTAAAAGTCCACAGAATCTAAGTGTCCTCTGTAAATATTGAGCCTAGGCCTTAAGCAATATAGCAACTCATGCACTCACCTGCTGACCCCACGCCGACTTCAAAGCCTGAAATGTCTCTACATTACCACTGTTGAAGGCATAAAGTGTGTCAATGAGCCACTGCCGATCAGTGTTTCTCAGGGACTCCAGAACGGGGTGCATGAGCTGCAGAAACCAGGTGGGACAGCATTAACAGGGCAAAATCAATTCCTGATACTCAACAGGCGAAGCAATGCAGCATCAACTTACCAGCTCCCCAAAGTTATAAACACCTTCTCCCAAGAGCCCTGCCAGTCCCAGGGTAAAggctctctcctgctgctccgatactgggaaaaaaatccaaacaaacaaacaaaaacaaacaccaaataaaaaaaaaatagttgggaTGAAGCAGCAGTCTAAGCCGCAGCAACCcctccctcaccctcctctctatACCTCTATTAAATCATCCTCAGCCCTCCTTCTCATCCTCTCCCAAACCTGAAATTCAGAAGCCTGCAGTAACTACAGCAGTAGCACTTTTTGAATCTATATTGAAGATTTTTGGGAACTAGAACAAACAATCCCTTCTGGTCAAGGCACTTCCCCCTCCCATCACCTCAATGCAGCTTAGGAGCAGAATCCTACTCAGCTGTTCTTCTTGTGGGTTCTTCCTCTTTCTAGCTAGATCCTGGCCCAACCACGGCACACTCAAATAACGTTGAGAAAACCTGTTCTCTGCCAGTGCATTTATTTAGATTGAAGTAatgaaacagagaatgaaaactGGGACTTTCTATGCTTGGCAAAGGAGGAGGTACCTGGCAGATCTTTAACATCAATGCACCCCAGAAACCGCAGAGCATCCTTATAGTAAGAGGCATGGTTCCCAATTGTCTGGTAGTACTTGCTGGAGAGATCATAGAAGCGGCTGTGAACTGAAGTCACCCCAGGGAGATTGTTCAGCATCTCCTCAACCTCCTCAATGGTCTCCTAGAGGAGGGTGAAAACTGTTTGTTACAGGTGAAGGCACACCTCGTACACACCCGTGCTCCCGGCCTTCCAGTTCACCACTGTAAGGGTTACAGCATTCTTGTGTGGTCCAGAAGTAACATCCACTCAGTAGTAAAGCAGATGAGACCACAGTCAAAGCCACTAccacagtattaaaaataaagcaatggcATTCTGCCTTTACATAGTAgttaggtaaaaaaaaagaaacccaaaaccccaaaaatacAACCCTGCAGCTACccttacatacatatatatacacacacactttataTATACTTATACCCACCAAACCAATTAAACTTTGCACTTGCTCTAAGAGACATAAAGCTGCACTGCATGAAAAAGCTCATCGTAGCTTTAATAGACGGTTCTAAAAAAAGCCAAGAGATTAAATAACACGCTTAGCACAGGAAATGATACACTAATTCAGTCATCGTTAGCAGCTCGCCAACAAGCAGCATATATACTGTTGAATTCATGAGACCCTCTAAACTGCAAATTGGAATATATcaagatattttttccctctctcctgagCTGTGCACACCAACAGTTGCAGTGATCAGCTGCAGGCCACCAATAAGCAAAAGCACCTCAAAGGCTACATGCATCAGAATCGTATTGAAACTTCACAGATTTGGCCATAAGTACTATACACGCATTTTTATGGCCTACAAGATGTTAAGCAGAACTGCAGGTCTTCCTGGAAATCCCAGGAGCTGCAAATTTATCATTTTCTCATTCAAAACTGAAGCACAGACACAGGCACATCCATGCTGTACTAACTGCTGAAGCCTGCACAGTGCTCCAAAATATCCAAACGCTTGAACTACTCAAGTCATCGCTCACCTTGGTGACCTGCAGGTCTCCAATGTTCAGCTTGAGCGCCCCAATGGCTGTTTTACACAAAATGACAGCTTCATCGCTGCTTTTTACCTGCAGTTTCACAAAGATACACGTTTAGAGAGCGTTACCCTTTCAGCCAGATAGGCTCTTGAAACCTAGACTGTGTTGATTGCGTTCCATTTGTTAACATGTTCCTGCATTAAAATACAGAGTTGTTCACTGAGAAAATGAGTAGGCATTCTCCAGCACAGGTTTCAACATACACATATCTGCCTCTTCAGCTATACCATATACGCTCATAAGCAAAACGATTCCTGTAGGTGGACTACcagaaaaagcaatttcaaaaatACCTTTTCTCGAGTCTTTTCCAGAAAAGTAAGGGCCACATTGGGATCTgaagtagaggggaaaaaaaaaaaaagcagcaatatcaGGAATTCCCATGGAACTAAATCTCAACCCAGAAATAAATCCTTTTACTGGATTCATGAAGactggaatatattttttctgtagtGTACCGCTCAGCCTTCAAAAGGTGCTACTATTGTAGGCCGGGCTTTCTGTTCGTCAGCCATTTCTCTAGCGAAGCAGTAGACTTGCTACTCTATGTAGCGGTAATTATTTAAGCTCTTTGAGTTAGTGCTTTCCCTTTTCAATACAGCAGAAAGACAATAGCTTAACATTGAAGATTTAGCCGTCACTATTAAGTAGTCAAATTTCATATGCATCAGTTGCTAAAGATACTGTAAATAACAGGTAAGGACACTTACCTGTCATCTGTCTGACTACATGAAGAATGATCTCTACCAGGGACAAGGGGTTCACCCTAGAACAAAAACCTCATTGTCAGAACGGCCTTAGCCAACAGTAGGTTACCTAAACACTTCCAGGCAAACAAACTCACCTATGTTCAAACTCACTGATGAAGTTCTCGTACAGCTGTAGGCACAAAGATATCGACAGTCAGGGCAAAAGGATATTCCGTTTCAGCTACGACACTCGCTTTTCACTGTATCCCAATTCATTTTTCCAGCAAAGTAGTGGGCATCCAACTACACTGTACAGAATCCAGGAGCCAAAAATTGCTCATTTTAGATAATTGTATCTCTGCAGTCTCCTTCCAACTGCAAGGAGTGATTCAAGAAGCTCACAAGCTAGTAGGTACTACAACACAACACCTCCCTGGCATGGGCTGGCCTGGCGCATGCCTTCAGTTATCACTGCAAAAGAAGCACAGGCCTAAAGCTTTCAAATTTCTCTTTGCACACATTCGGAAGAGAGACTGCCTCTAGAAACCCACAGCTCTTTATCATGGAAATAACTATCTCCTGGGAAGCTGAATTTTAACctaaaaacacaaaggaaagtgAAAATACATGATTACTGGTAGCATACAGAAAATATGTGACTCTGGACTAAGTATGCCATTGTCTTTGTAAATGGAAAAAGTGCCCAGACAGTGGGTGAAATAACCTACTGAATACTTTGAGGCATTTGCAAACACCTCACAGTCCACCTCACACTTGCAGTTGTAAACCCCTTGttacaaaagggaaagaaaaaggctccccctgcacaccccccaaaaaaaaaaatcttaagtgaATGAAATTGAAGACTCATTGTGAAGCTTCTAAAATGACACATTTAATTTTAGCAGAATTTTCATACACCAAGCAAATCCTGCACTCACATCTAGTGCATAAACCCCAGAAAGCTGAATTCACCTAATTTCATAATTCTCCAGAGACAAGTCACAGGCTGTTTATTTTTCACTAGCACAAAAATAGCATCACTCGTCTCTACTACAGAAACATAAAACACTTGGGAACAATCAAGCACTTCACCTTGATGAGTCCATCTCCTTGGGCAAAGCAAGGGTCCTGAACAAAGTCCAAAACTTGCAGAGTCAGCTGGTGCCAGAGTCTTAAGAAACGAGAAGGTCACTCGGTGAGTTCACACTTTACACCAGCTCCTCAGCTCGTGCCACACTCTATCTCACACCCAAAGCCTGCTGACCCCGCCTGTCTGCGGCTGCTGTGACTCACGGCGGAGACACGTCAGAAACCAAAACCGCTGGCAGACCACTAACCCCCGCTCAGAGCACCAACGTACAGCAACCCCAAGGAAAATAACAGGGAAATCAGCGCCCTGATTTTCCACAGCTACGTGCGTGCCGGTTAAACAACTACCGAGTGACAAAAGGACGCTGGGAGCCGCCCATTCCCACCCCGGGAGGGCTCTTCAGCCCAGCACTTCGTACCGCGAGCGCAGCGCCCGGGGAGCGGGCCGCGGAGCTCCGCGGGACAGGCCAGAGCAGCGCACGGCCAGCCCCGCGGCGTGCGTGGAGGGGCAGAGCCTACAGCAAGGGCCCAGGACACCCGGGAGAGGCGGCCGGGCCGTGCCCGCCgagagcagcggccccccggggCAGGCGTTACCACAGCAGCGGGCCCCCCCAACCCACTTCTTGTTGTAGAGCTCCTCCAGGCGGTGCCACACGgcggcctgccccggccccgagctctggctctgctgcaggaagCCCGGCACGTCCTTCATGGCGGCGGCcggagggagagaggaggcagcGACACCCGCCCGCCCctgcgctcgccgccgccgccggaaaTGCACACTCACTTCCGGCGCCGCGCGGGGCACGCTGGGTACCGTAGGGCCCCGCGGCGatcgccctccccgccccgcggtaGCCATGGCAACGCCTTGCCCCcggccttccccctccctccccaaacaaacaccccaaaaatCCCCGAAACGACCCAAAGCggaggggggaggcgggggggcgaggccGGGTCGCTAGCAGAGAGGCGGCCGCGACGGGCGGCGCGGCTACTCGGGACATTGCGGTAGCGCCGCGACGGGtgcccggcggggagcgcggccgctGCGCCGGCCATGGAgcggggggcgcggcgcggcgcggcggcgggcggcgggctgcTGGCGGCGGGTGAGGCCCGGCGGGCCGAGCGAGGGGGCTGGGCTGTGGGGAAGGGCCCTGAGGGCGGGAGCGGCACCCCCACCCGCGCGCTGCTGCCCCCCGGTTCTCCCTCGCACCCGCTCGTCACCGGCTCTGTGCTTTCTTGCAGCGTGGAGGAGCCTGTGGGAGCGCGGCCCCAGGgatggcggcagcggcggcggcccgggcggcCTGGCCCGGCTCTCCCTTTGGTCTGGGGACAGCAAAGGGGCGGCTGGCTCCGGAGCACGGAGGTAGGGCTGTCCGTCGCCTCACAGCCGGTGCCGGTGCCTGATGCCCACCAGGCCTCTGCACCGGGATGCCGAAGGGAAGGAACCGGTACTGTTACGACGAAAGCATGGGATGGAGGACCACCTCGCCTGTCCAAATAGGCAGATGGGTCGCCATCTCTGGTAGCCAGAGCTGGCCTGGGAGCTCGAAGAGTAGAGAGATTTACCAGAGAAACGTTAGTGGTTGCCAGATTGTGAATTTAGCTCCCTGGGAACCTGGTCTGACAAGGCAGAGCCATGTCCTTGTGAAGACAGTGTCGACCACACTGAGGCCACAGTCGACACTTACAGCTCGGTAATTGCTATTTGCAGATTGCCACGATCCAGCAGCTCTCTCTTGGCTCTTCGCGTCCCCACGCCTTCTCTGGACTGCTCATAATGTCCGGCACCAGCAAGCACCAATTGTCTGGGGACAAGCTGTTCCTTGAGATGATAATGACTGTTCTCTGCCCCATCTGTACATAATGCTGACCTGTGATTCCTTTAGGCATTTGCCATTTACATGTGGAGCTCTCTCaaggcagagcccttgggggaaacagagaaatgaaaatgtcTGTGCTACCTGGGCAGCGTTGTCCCAGGGTGACCATGTCACCCTGTTAGAAACTTACTGAAACTCAGGACATACAAAAGAGTCTTTCTTAGCCCAAGAGCAGTGTAAATCAACTATGAGACTTGTGAGTCCCAGTGCTACTGTTCCCACAGCCCTATGTCCACACctgtccaaaaaaaacccctctcatGGGGTACCAGTGATTTGGTATTTTTAGATCTGCTTAAAAAGTGCAATGGAAGGTATCTACTCTTGGGTATGGATTAGACTAATGCTTAAGCTTTCTCCTTGTTAAGTACTAGCACACAGTCCTGCCAACTGAAGAGCTTTCTGCAAAATTCTTGGGGTGGTTTTCTCCCCCTGAGC includes:
- the PSMD13 gene encoding 26S proteasome non-ATPase regulatory subunit 13 — its product is MKDVPGFLQQSQSSGPGQAAVWHRLEELYNKKLWHQLTLQVLDFVQDPCFAQGDGLIKLYENFISEFEHRVNPLSLVEIILHVVRQMTDPNVALTFLEKTREKVKSSDEAVILCKTAIGALKLNIGDLQVTKETIEEVEEMLNNLPGVTSVHSRFYDLSSKYYQTIGNHASYYKDALRFLGCIDVKDLPVSEQQERAFTLGLAGLLGEGVYNFGELLMHPVLESLRNTDRQWLIDTLYAFNSGNVETFQALKSAWGQQPDLAANEALLLQKIQLLCLMEMTFTRPANHRQLTFEEIAKSAKVTVNEVELLVMKALSVGLVKGSIDEVDKRVHMTWVQPRVLDLQQIKGMKDRLEFWCTDVRSMEMLVEHQAHDILT